One genomic segment of Panicum virgatum strain AP13 chromosome 2N, P.virgatum_v5, whole genome shotgun sequence includes these proteins:
- the LOC120658270 gene encoding putative disease resistance protein RGA3, protein MMEMVLSEFAKQVIISLGNLASNEITKILCIRNEIGRLSIKLDSMTAIIRDAEQTIVQNETTRDWLKRSREIIYEAENIIDRCRIERERLQTLQPQECNPSSVFKCCRDLAIDYIIASDIHELNQKLDSIYQEGERLHLKPALEDQIRLYQIRLDLDVAPYLEPDIVGREVENDCNSLIELLRREDIPSRSNRPLFAIIGTIGVGKTTLARKVYHKAETMFETRVWVHVSKDLQHMSMWSGESFSRGETAGQQAQLRTWLQGNKFLLVIDDVWGENVWDGLLEIQAQHGSPGSRILITTRNERVAKRMGAVHLHRVKGLNEDDGWWLLRTRAFLDESTGNMQDIGRQIVQKCNGLPMAIRRIGCLLREVDPKEDDWWRIYSSDFCGLSSRIRNAINMSYLGLPYYLKRCFVYCSLYPEGSVIYRQRITQQWIAEGFIVTQQNTMHRSDATVEEEAGKCYDELCGMGLLLPENGAYGAERSKMPHLFRSFALLQSQDEYFIGNPQDIGDVLKPCRLSITTGGAEALRNGIRKLKCLRTIILSGSPLNDRALGDIFHKFTHLRVLDLGDTQIECIARSLGSMTHLRYLSFANTQVREIPSTIENLRMLQFLILKNCTRLNTLTESLGRLTNLRALDISGAGLNQVKFGFSMMKELNCLQGFLVSPGGPENRNGWSFQELRSLYKLTSLKMLRLERTITGEDARQSELEAKSHLKELELCCSTVDGISEISRAANIKDVFEALKPGPSIVSVKLENYYGHGFPSWLASTHLRQLKRLTLDGCLFCQNLPSLGQMRSLKFLAINGSNLSTYIGPEIRGTPDDGVAFPKLEQLVISKMSNLKSWWGLEKRDMPLLMNFRIVGCPKLDSLPHWLEYCNALTSLHIDHVDSLETIENIPALKELEVCENKLKMISNLGKLEDLKVVNCLILDVVQDVPSLRTVHSNERNSTNLPQWLQPEKPFMLRRLEIIGTEELLDSCSSASAPYWPVIQNADHVYAYLPDESFYFSYTKTKSSSYFHKSARSLAQSSLYSSPSFSMPIVPQAEEVVLKDEIRSNSEQVAQSTNQSWMSILFTVLLFVAAHIFSLSSEY, encoded by the exons ATGATGGAGATGGTTCTATCTGAGTTTGCAAAACAAGTTATCATCTCACTCGGCAATTTAGCCAGTAATGAAATCACCAAAATTTTATGCATCAGAAATGAGATTGGTAGACTGTCGATAAAACTTGACAGTATGACAGCTATCATCAGGGATGCAGAGCAGACAATTGTGCAAAATGAAACTACTAGGGATTGGCTGAAGAGGTCACGGGAAATTATTTATGAGGCTGAAAACATAATTGACCGATGTAGGATTGAAAGGGAGAGGCTCCAAACATTACAACCGCAG GAATGCAATCCTTCATCAGTTTTCAAGTGCTGCAGAGATCTTGCCATTGACTACATAATTGCAAGTGATATACATGAACTAAATCAGAAACTTGACAGCATTTATCAAGAGGGTGAGAGGCTCCATCTAAAGCCAGCGCTGGAAGATCAAATAAGATTATACCAAATAAGATTAGATCTTGATGTTGCTCCATATCTAGAACCTGATATTGTGGGCAGAGAGGTGGAAAATGACTGTAACAGTCTCATCGAACTACTAAGGAGAGAAGACATTCCTAGTCGTTCTAATCGTCCTTTGTTTGCTATTATAGGAACAATTGGTGTTGGCAAGACTACTCTTGCTAGAAAGGTATACCACAAGGCAGAAACTATGTTTGAGACCAGGGTATGGGTGCATGTCTCCAAAGACTTGCAGCATATGTCAATGTGGTCAGGTGAGAGTTTCAGCAGAGGAGAGACAGCAGGACAACAAGCACAGTTGCGTACCTGGCTACAAGGTAACAAGTTTCTGCTGGTCATTGATGATGTGTGGGGAGAGAATGTTTGGGATGGTCTGCTAGAGATACAAGCACAACATGGAAGCCCTGGCAGCAGAATCCTTATAACAACCCGTAATGAGCGTGTTGCGAAGAGAATGGGGGCAGTTCATCTTCACCGTGTGAAGGGCCTTAACGAGGACGATGGTTGGTGGCTGCTCCGTACAAGGGCCTTCCTTGATGAGAGCACCGGAAACATGCAGGATATTGGTAGGCAAATTGTGCAAAAGTGCAATGGCCTTCCAATGGCAATAAGGAGAATTGGATGCCTTCTAAGGGAAGTGGACCCCAAAGAAGATGACTGGTGGAGAATCTACTCCAGTGATTTCTGTGGCCTTTCTTCAAGGATAAGAAATGCTATCAATATGAGCTACCTTGGGTTGCCATATTATCTGAAGAGGTGCTTTGTTTATTGCTCACTATATCCAGAGGGGTCTGTGATTTATCGGCAGCGTATCACCCAGCAGTGGATTGCAGAGGGGTTTATTGTGACCCAGCAGAATACAATGCACAGGTCAGATGCAACTGTTGAAGAGGAAGCTGGAAAATGCTATGATGAATTGTGTGGTATGGGCCTTCTTTTGCCAGAAAATGGAGCTTATGGTGCAGAGAGATCAAAGATGCCTCATCTATTCAGATCATTCGCACTTCTCCAGTCACAAGATGAATACTTTATTGGCAATCCTCAAGATATAGGTGATGTTTTGAAACCATGCCGCTTGTCTATTACAACCGGAGGTGCAGAAGCGCTCAGAAATGGTATTAGAAAGTTGAAGTGCTTGAGGACAATTATCCTGTCTGGGAGTCCACTAAATGACAGGGCCTTGGGTGATATTTTTCACAAGTTCACACACCTAAGAGTTCTAGACCTTGGAGATACACAAATCGAGTGTATTGCTAGGAGTTTGGGATCGATGACGCACCTTAGATATCTCAGCTTTGCAAACACCCAAGTTAGAGAGATTCCATCTACAATTGAGAATCTTAGGATGCTACAGTTCTTAATTCTCAAGAATTGCACTCGTCTGAATACTCTTACAGAATCTCTGGGGCGCCTTACAAACTTGAGAGCACTTGATATCTCAGGAGCTGGACTAAACCAAGTGAAATTCGGATTCTCCATGATGAAAGAACTCAACTGCCTACAAGGTTTTCTTGTAAGCCCAGGTGGTCCAGAAAATAGAAATGGTTGGTCATTTCAAGAGCTGAGGTCCTTATATAAGTTAACAAGCCTCAAGATGCTAAGGCTAGAGCGAACAATAACTGGGGAAGATGCAAGACAATCAGAGTTGGAGGCGAAATCTCATCTCAAAGAGCTTGAGCTATGCTGCAGCACTGTTGATGGAATATCAGAAATTAGTAGAGCTGCAAATATTAAAGATGTGTTTGAAGCACTCAAGCCAGGACCTTCTATTGTCTCTGTCAAGCTAGAAAATTATTATGGCCATGGATTCCCATCTTGGCTAGCCTCGACTCATCTCCGACAGCTAAAGCGGTTGACCCTTGATGGctgtttgttttgccaaaatctCCCATCTCTGGGTCAGATGAGAAGTCTAAAATTCCTAGCAATAAATGGTTCCAATCTGTCTACTTACATTGGCCCTGAAATTCGTGGAACACCAGATGACGGGGTGGCATTTCCGAAGCTGGAGCAGCTGGTTATTAGCAAGATGAGCAACTTGAAATCGTGGTGGGGCCTTGAAAAAAGAGATATGCCTTTACTCATGAATTTCAGGATTGTTGGATGCCCCAAGTTGGATTCACTCCCTCACTGGCTTGAGTATTGCAACGCACTGACAAGCTTGCATATTGACCATGTTGATAGCTTGGAAACGATTGAGAACATACCTGCACTTAAAGAACTCGAAGTTTGTGAGAACAAGCTGAAGATGATATCAAACCTTGGAAAGCTTGAAGATTTGAAAGTAGTGAATTGCTTGATTTTGGATGTTGTGCAGGATGTCCCTTCATTGCGCACAGTGCATTCAAATGAAAGGAATTCAACTAACCTTCCACAATGGTTGCAGCCAGAAAAACCTTTCATGCTCAGGAGACTGGAGATTATTGGAACTGAGGAGCTACTTGACAGCTGCTCCTCTGCATCTGCCCCATACTGGCCTGTCATCCAAAATGCTGATCATGTATATGCGTATCTGCCAGATGAGTCTTTCTACTTCTCGTATACCAAAACCAAAAGCAGTAGCTACTTCCATAAAAGTGCAAGGTCCCTTGCACAATCTTCTTTATATAGCTCACCTAGCTTCAGTATGCCAATTGTTCCACAAGCTGAAGAAGTTGTTCTGAAGGATGAAATTAGAAGCAACAGCGAGCAAGTTGCTCAATCCACAAATCAGTCATGGATGAGTATACTTTTCACGGTTCTGCTCTTTGTTGCTGCCCATATATTTTCCTTGTCAAGTGAATATTGA